One part of the Lemur catta isolate mLemCat1 chromosome 13, mLemCat1.pri, whole genome shotgun sequence genome encodes these proteins:
- the LOC123649447 gene encoding LOW QUALITY PROTEIN: zygote arrest protein 1-like (The sequence of the model RefSeq protein was modified relative to this genomic sequence to represent the inferred CDS: substituted 1 base at 1 genomic stop codon) codes for MVRVWLSVSSYDVGHCVSKLGGAAGGTPRAAPRLPRGSRRQAITRARRAPPCRGPQGPGRGGGSPSASSGYSAGDCIVLPRLLAAECPTGCFTATRKLSSRDVAVRATPRSDAPVQSSLARRTLQPGSGDPGPSLFPTGPGAQGPAGGQAPSGAPGASCALSPCGGRWPPATHPLPGGRRGRARRAEVCGDCGSARLPGREEGAASPRRRPPVRGRGRTTRSWPQRGSWEQQLTCPGGGAGDRAGEAPPRPAPRIPEQPPLAGEPETSATEGAERTLGRGTQVVAAESGAGEERLLFQFLERKYGDYRCKDCSVRWESAYGWCVKSTNKVXFKLFCRTLSLLHIHFYFKSQRKLAPSCF; via the exons ATGGTCAGGGTGTGGCTGTCAGTTTCCTCCTATGACGTGGGGCACTGTGTGAGT AAACTAGGAGGCGCGGCGGGTGGGACGCCTCGGGCTGCCCCCCGGCTTCCCCGGGGATCGAGGCGCCAGGCTATTACCCGTGCCCGGCGCGCTCCCCCTTGCCGCGGCCCCCAGGGGCCAGGGCGAGGCGGGGGCTCCCCTTCCGCCTCCTCGGGCTACTCGGCCGGCGACTGCATCGTCCTCCCCCGGCTTCTGGCGGCTGAGTGCCCCACCGGTTGTTTCACAGCCACCCGCAAGCTCAGCAGCCGCGACGTGGCGGTGCGGGCGACACCGCGCAGCGACGCCCCGGTGCAGAGCTCGCTGGCGCGGCGCACGCTGCAGCCCGGGTCTGGCGACCCCGGCCCTTCCCTATTCCCGACTGGCCCCGGCGCTCaggggccggccgggg GGCAGGCCCCGAGCGGCGCCCCTGGCGCTTCCTGCGCGCTGTCCCCTTGTGGTGGCCGGTGGCCTCCGGCCACTCACCCACTTCCTGGAGGGCGCCGAGGCCGCGCCCGGCGAGCAGAGGTGTGCGGCGACTGCGGGAGTGCGAGGCTGCCAGGCCGGGAGGAGGGAGCGGCATCGCCACGACGGCGTCCTCCTGTCCGCGGTCGGGGGAGGACGACGCGGTCCTGGCCGCAGCGCGGGAGCTGGGAGCAGCAGCTGACGTGCCCGGGCGGCGGCGCGGGGGACCGGGCAGGTGAGGCGCCTCCGCGGCCCGCGCCAAGGATCCCGGAACAACCTCCGCTCGCGGGAGAGCCCGAGACCTCGGCGACGGAGGGTGCCGAGAGGACGCTCGGCCGCGGGACACAGGTGGTTGCTGCAGAGTCCGGAGCTGGCGAGGAGCGCTTGCTATTCCAGTTCTTAGAACGGAAATACGGCGATTATCGCTGCAAGGACTGCAGCGTCCGTTGGGAGAGTGCTTATGGGTGGTGTGTAAAGAGCACGAACAAGGTTTAATTCAAACTGTTTTGCAGAACTCTGTCACTGCtgcacattcatttttattttaaatcccaGAGAAAACTAGCTCcatcttgtttttaa